In the Pseudonocardia sediminis genome, TCGAACAGGTGGTGCAGGCCCGCGATGCCCAGCGGCCGCAGGACCCGGCGCTCGGTACACGCCAGGGCGAGATGGGTCCCGGACTTCTGCGCGTGCTCGCGCAGCTCGATCAGCGCGGCGAGGCCACTGGTGCCGAGGAACGTGACCCCGTCCAGCGCCAGGACGACGGCGGAGGAGTCGGGCAGGCGGTCGATCACCTCGCGCCGCAGCTGCGGCGCGGTCAGCATGTCCAGCTCGCCCTGGACCTCGACGACGAGTCGGCCCTCGTCCGGGGTGCGCACGGTCAGGTCCATGCCGTCGATCGACGTGTCCGACGCCGTGTCCGAGGACGTGGTGCCGCGCGGGTCGGCCGAGTGATCGCCGGCGCGGCTGGTGTCGGTCATTGCGACGACGGTAGGACCCACCTGCGGACCCCGCCACTCGGAGGGGGTCCCGCTCGGCGAACGGAGCAGCTGCGGCTCAGGACGATCCCCGCAGCCGGTGGCCGCCGTCCGGCGTGCGCTCGGTGTGCCCGCGCCGCCCGAGGAGCTCCAGCAGCGGCACCGCGACCCGCCGGGTGGTGTCCAGAGCCTGCCGGGCCTCGCTGAGCGTGAACTCGTCGCCGAGCCCGCGCAGGAGCTCCAGCGCGCGGTCCTGCGCGTCGGGCAGCAGGACCACGTCGGAGGTGACGCGCAGCAGCTCGCCGGCCCGTTCCAGCGACGCCAGCGCCCGCGACCCGAGGCCGAGCTCGGCGAGTCGCCCGGCGTCCGGCGCGGCGAACGGCGCGGCCTCGAGCTCGGTGCGCAGCACGGACATCGCCTCCCGCACCGGGCCGGGCAGACCGGTCGGCCGCGCGGCCCGCACCCGCCCGCCGTCGAGCACGAGCCCGTCGGAGCCGCGCCGTGCCGCGTCGGCGAGCACCACCTCGACGAGCGCGACGTCGGGCAGCCCCGCGGCCCGGCGCGCGGTCGCCGCCGGCAGCCCCGGGTCCAGGGGGTCGGCCGCGTCGTGCGCGGTCACCGCCGCGACGAGATCGGTGGCGGCGCGGGCGGCGCGGTCCGGGTCGAGCAGCCATCCGGCCGCACCCGGGACGCGGGCGCCCAGCGCGTCGACGTCGGCGGCGGGCACGCCCATCGCCCGCAGGTCCGACGCCCGGACGGCGCCGCGCCGCGCCAGCTCCCCGGCGGCGTCCGGCGTCCCGGTGACGGTCGCGAGCTCGGCCGCCCGCCGGGCCGCGGCACCCCGGCGACGCAGGACGGGCGGGTCCACGTCGAGCACGGTCACCCCGGCCACGATCCGGCGGCTGCCGGGGTCGCGCAGGACGGCCCGGTCGCCGATCCGCAGCGGCAGCGGACGGTCCGGCCGCAGCCGCACCACGTCGCCCCCGCTCCCGTCCTCCCCGTCCGCCGACGGCAGCAGCGGCCGCACCCGGACCCGCACCGCCGCCGACCCGGCGTGCAGGGTCAGCTCCAGCGGCAGCGCGGACGCGTCGACGCCCAGCCCCCGGATCCCGTGCAGCCGTACGTCGGTCTCCGTGGCACGGGGCCACGCGCCCGGGGTGAGCAGCACGTCCCCGCGGCCGACCTGCTCGAGCGTCACCCCGCGCAGGTTCACCGCGACCCGCGCCGGGCCCTGCGCGCCGGACACCGTCTCGCCGAGCGCCTGCAGGCCCCGGACCCCGACCGGGATGCGCCCGCCGTCGGTGTCGAGCGCGAGGTCGCGGCCCGCCGCGACGGTCCCGGCCGGCAGCGTCCCGGTGACGACCGTGCCGGCGCCGCGGATCGTGAACGCCCGGTCAACCCAGAGCCGGACGTCGGCGTCCGGATCGGGCACCGGCAGAGCGGCGACGAGATCGTCCAGCGCCGTCCGCAGCGCGTCGAGTCCCTCGCCGGTGGCGCCCGAGACGCACACGCAGCCCCAGTCGCCGAGCCCGCGCGCGGCGAGCTCGGCGAGAGCTTCATCCCGGGCCAGCTCGGGTTCGAGCAGATCGCTGCGGGTGACGACGAGCAGCCCGTGCCGGACGCCGATCGCCTCCAGGGCGTCGGCGTGCTCGGCCGACTGCGGCATCCAGCCCTCGTCGGCGGCCACCACGAACAGCACGGCCGGCACCGGGCCCGCGCCGGCGAGCATCGTCGTCACGAACCGCTCGTGGCCCGGGACGTCGACGAACGCGACGGTCCGCCCGCCCGGCAGCGTCGTCCAGGCGAAGCCCAGGTCGATCGTCATCCCGCGACGGCGCTCCTCGGCGAAGCGGTCGGGCTCCATCCCGGTCAGGGCGCGGACCAGCGTCGACTTGCCGTGGTCGACGTGCCCGGCCGTGCACACCACGTGCACGGCTACTCCCGCGCGGCGCGGCGGACGGCCGCGGCGAGCTCGTCGTCGTCGGCGGGGGCGAGCGCGCGCAGGTCGAGCAGGCAGCGCCCGTACTCCAGGCGTCCGAGGACGGCCGGGTCGCCGGCGCGCAGGTCCGCGGCGAAGGACTCCGGCAGCGACACCGCGGCGCTGTCGAGCTCGACGCCGGGCGCCCCGCCGCCGCCGATCGTCGACACCGACCCGGTCGCGGCCGCGTCGATGCCGTCCCCGGCGAGCGTCGCGGCGAGCTTCTCCGCCCGGTCCCGGAGCGCGTCGGCGGTCGCGTCGAGCCCGAGGCGGACGGGTGTCGGCGGCCCGGCGACCGAGGCCTCCAGCGCGGCCAGGGTCAGCTTGTCCACCCGCATCGCGCGCGCCAGCGGGTGGCGGCGGACCCGCTGCACGAGCTCGGCCCCGAGCCCGGGCCCGCCGAACACCAGCCCGGCCTGCGGGCCGCCGAGCAGCTTGTCCCCGGACGCGGTGACGAGCGTGGCGCCGGCGGCGAGCGTGCTCGTCACGTCCGGCTCGCCGGGCAGTCGGGGGTGCGGCGCGAGCAGGCCGGAGCCGATGTCGTCGACGACGGGCACCGCGCTGCCGTCCGGGCGGGTCAGTCCGCCGAGCTCCCCGACTCCGACCGATCGGGTGAAGCCGGTGACCACGAAGTTCGACGGGTGCACCTTCAGCACGAACCCGGTGTCCGGCCCGATCGCCTCGGCGTAGTCGCGGGGATGGGTCCGGTTCGTCGCGCCGACCGGGCGCAGCCGGGCCCCGGTGGACTCGATCAGCTCCGGGATCCGGAACCCGTCGCCGATCTCGACCAGCTCGCCACGCGAGACCACGATCTCCCGGCCGAACGCCAGGGCGCTGGCGACCAGGGCGAGCGCGGCCGCGCCGTTGTTGGCCACGTGGACGTCGCCGGCCCCCGGGACGGCGGCGCGCAGGGCGTCCAGGGCGCCGGTGCCCCGCTTGCCGCGGGCTCCGGTGGCCAGGTCCAGCTCGACGTCGCAGGTCCCGGACGCGAGCGCGACGGCCTCGCGGGCGGCGTCGGAGAGCGGCGCTCGGCCGATGTTGGTGTGCACGAGCACGCCGCTGGCGTTGAGCACCCGCCGCAGCCCGGTCACCGACCGGGGGAGCGCGGCCAGTGCGGCGTCGGCCACGGCCTCCGGGGCGATCTCCCCGGACCGGGCGCGCTGCTGGGCACCGGTCACCGCCTGCTTGACCCGATCACGCCCCAGCCTCCGCGCCGCGGCGGCGAGGGCGGGCTCGGCCAGCAGGTGGTCGGTCCGCGGTACCCGTCGGCGAGGATCGGGGGTGGTCATCCCCGCACGGTATCCCCGGCGGTCAGGCCCCGGCAGGTTCGGTCCGCGCGCCGGTCGTCGTGGCCGGGGCGTCCGCGGTCGTCTCCCGCGACGGCTGCGGACGCTGTTCGGGCAGGGCGACGGTCGGCGTCGCGGACGGGGCCGTGCCCGCCGCCGGGATGTCCTCGGTGGTGGCCGTCGTCCGGGGCGTCACCGCGACCGGTGCGGTGGGCGCGGGGGAGGGCCGGGTCGCCGGGTCGCGGCCCGTCGCCGGCTCGGGGGCCGGAGTGGTCGTGGCGGCCGGGGCGGGCGCGGGCGGGGTCGCGACCATCTCGTCGAGGATCCGCAGCTCGGCGCCCATCGCGGCGTGCAGGCGGGCCAGCTCGCCGCGCACGGCACCGCGCAGGCCGACCACGTGCTCGTGCATGGCGGCGGCCGTGTCGGCGCACAGGTCGGTCTCCCGGCGCGCGGCGGCCGCGTCGGCGTGCACCTGCGCGACGGCGGCGACGGCGTCGGTGCGGGCCCGCTCGCCCTCGGCCCGGGCCGCCGCGATCAGGCGCTCGGCCTCGTCGTGGGCGGCGTCGATGATCCGGTCGGCGTCGTAGACGGCCCGCTCGCGGCGCTGGGCCGCGTCGTGCTCGGCCATCCGCAGGATCTTCTCGGCGCGCATGCCGAACGTGTCCGGCGTGGTGGCGCGGGCGGCCTCCAGGGACGCGGTGAGGGCGGCGACGCGTTCCTCGGCCTCCTGCTGGGAGCGCTCGGCCATCTCCAGGCGCCACTGCAGCTCGCGCACCGCGGTGTCGACCTGCTCCGGCCGGTAGCCCTTACGCACGGTGTCGAACGCGGGCACCGGCTCCACCGTCGAGTCACCGGAGTCGTGCTCGTCGGCTGCGGAGCGCTTCGTTCCCATCACGCTGTGAAGCATGCGTTTCCGACAGGGTGATGCTGTAGAGCGTGTCGACGGACGGCCGGACCGTCGCGTCCGGCGGCGCACCGGAGGACGGGGGTACCGTCGTCGCGGTGAGCGGCAACACGACGACGCGTCGTCTGACCGAGTTCAGCCACGGTGCCGGATGCGGGTGCAAGCTCGGTCCCGGCGCGCTGGCCGAGGTGCTCGCGGGGCTGACCCCGATCACCCACCCCGACCTGATCGTCGGCACCGAGACCGGTGACGACGCCGCCGTCTGGCGGCTCTCGGCGGACCGTGCGCTGGTCGCGACGACCGACTTCTTCACCCCGATCGTCGACGACCCGCGCACCTGGGGCGCCATCTCGGCGACCAATGCCGTCTCCGACGTCTACGCGATGGGCGGCACGCCGCTGTTCGCGCTCAACCTGGTCTGCTGGCCGTCCGAGGAGCTGCCCGGCTCGGTGCTCGCCGAGGTCCTCGACGGCGGCGCGAGCGTCGGACGGGCCTGCGGGTTCGCCGTGGTCGGCGGGCACACCGTGGACGACCCGGAGCCCAAGTACGGCCTGGCCGTCGTCGGTGAGGTGCACCCGGACCGCGTCCTGACCAACGCCGGCCTGCGCCCGGGCGACGCGCTGGTGCTGACCAAGCCGCTCGGCGTCGGCGTCGTCTCGACCGCGATCAAGACCGGCAAGGCCGACCCGGCGCTGGTCGAGCAGGCGATCACGCTGATGACCACGGCCAACGCCGACGCCTCGCGCGCCGCGGTGGACTCCGGTGCGACCGGCTGCACCGACGTCACCGGCTACGGCCTGCTCGGGCACCTGACGAAGATGGTCGTCGCCTCGGGGGTGGACGCGCACCTCGACGTCGCCTCGGTCCCGGTGATCGACGGCGTGCGGGAGCTGATCGCCGACGGCGTCGTGCCGGGCGGGACCCGCCGCAACCGCGAGTGGGTGGCCGACCGGCTCGTGCAGGGTGCCTTCGGCGAGAACGAGGCCCTGCTGCTGGCCGACGCCCAGACCTCCGGCGGCCTGCTGTTCGGCGCCGCCCCGGACCGCGCCGACGCCGCGGTCGCCGCGCTGCGCGCGCAGGGCCACGGCGCCGCCCGGATCGGCACCGTCGAGTCCGGCGCGGGCCGGGTCCACCTGCACTGAGAGGCGCGACGCACCCGGCCCGCCGGGGCCGGCCCCGCCACTAGGGTCGGGCGCATCGACGAGAACCTGCCGGTGGACCGTTCCTGCGCCCGCACCCGGGCCTGGGTGGACGAGGCGATGCGACGGGTGCAGGCGGATGCGAACCGGTCCGCGGACACCCACCTGCACGTGTTCGGCCTGCCGCCGGAGTGGGGCGTGCAGGTCTACCTCAAGGACGAGTCGGTGCACCCGACCGGCAGCCTCAAGCACCGGCTGGCGCGTTCGCTGTTCCTCTACGGCCTGGCCAACGGCTGGATCGTCGAGGGGACGACGGTGGTCGAGGCCAGCTCCGGGTCCACCGCGGTGTCCGAGGCCTACTTCGCCCGGCTGATCGGTGTCCCGTTCGTCGCGGTGATGCCGCGGACGACGAGCCCGGAGAAGGTCCTGCTGATCGAGCGGCAGGGCGGGCGCTGCCACTTCGTCGACGACGCCGGCGCCGTCTACGCCGAGGCCGAGCAGCTGGCCCGGGAGAGCGGCGGGCACTACCTGGACCAGTTCACCTACGCCGAGCGGGCCACCGACTGGCGCGGCAACAACAACATCGCCGAGTCGATGCTCGCGCAGATGTCGCACGAGCCGTACCCGGTGCCGGAGTGGGTCGTCGTCGGTGCGGGCACCGGCGGCACGTCGGCGACGATCGGGCGCTACCTGCGCTACCGCCGGCTGCCCACCCGCCTGGCCGTCGTCGACCCGGAGGGCTCGGCGTTCTTCCCGGGCTGGGCGAGCGGCGCCACGGAGTACCGGACCGGGACCCCGTCGCGGATCGAGGGGATCGGCCGCCCGCGGATGGAGCCGAGCTTCGTCCCCAGCGTGATCGACCGGATGTTCCCGGTGCCGGACGCGGCCAGCGTCGCCGCGGCCCGGCACCTGCACGACGTCACCGGGCGCTGGGCCGGGGGCTCGACCGGCACGAACCTGTGGGGCGTGTGGCAGCTCGTGGCGCAGATGCTGCGCGACGGGCGCTCGGGCAGCGTCGTCACGCTGATCTGCGACGGTGGCGAGCGCTACCGGCACAGCTACTACGACGACGACTGGGTCGCCGCCCAGGGCATGGACCTCGCCCCCTACCGGAAGACCCTGGACACGTTCCTGGCCTCGGGCCACTGGGACCCGCCCGCCTGATCGCTACCGCTCCTCGAGCAGCGCGGCCGTGCCCAGGAGCAGGCGTTCGGACCCGGCCCGGCCGACCAGCTGCACCGGGCGGCGCTCGTCGCCCCACCGCACGGGCGCGACCAGCGACGGCAGCCCGGCCAGGTTCCACGCGCTCAGGCACGCCGGTGGCTCCCCATCCGCGGGGGCGGGCAGCAGCAGCACGTCGTAGCCGCCGTCGTCGAACAGGGCGACGGCCCGCTGACGCCACCGGCCGGGGCTGGCCGGGCGCGGCCCTCCGAGACGCCGGACCTGCCGGTCGCGGCGCAGTGCGGCGCGGACGTCCGGTCCGAGGAGGTCGGGGTCGAGGCCGAGCTCGTCGACACGCCGGGCCACGCCCGCGTCCCGGCGTCGCGACACCTGCGCCGGGAGCCACGCGCGGTACGGCGGGTCGTCGGCGGAGACCGCGACGTCGGACTCGGCGAGCCGCCGGGCCGCGGCGTGCACCGCACCGCAGGACCGCGGGTCGGCCCAGAGCCCGCGACCGGAGCGCAGCGAGCAGGCCACCGCCCGCGGCGCGGGCAGGTCCTCGACGCCGTCGGTGACGGTCACCGGGCGGGGCGCCCTCCCGGGCGGGAACAGAGCGCCGCCGGGGGAGGCCCAGCCCGGCGCCGTGCCCTGCCGGGGCACCGCCCCCGCGCGGGAGGCGCGCAGGACCTCGAAGGCCACCCGTACGCCGTCGACGTCGGCGGCGAGCACGGTCGTCCCCGCCAGGCCGGACCACAGGCGCGGAGCGCCGCCGGGCAGCGGGAGCTCCCGGCGTCCGGGGGTGAGCGCGAGGAGCCCGTGCGCCGCGGCGGCGGCCCGCAGCGCGCCGTCGCCGTCGATGCCGATGCTCAGCGCGGCCAGGCCCTCACCCGTCGCGGCGGCGGTGGCGCGCCCGCCCGGTGCGCCGTCGCGGCCCAGACCGAGCTCGGGGGCGATGGTCGTGCCGACCACCAGCGCACCGGCCGCGCGCAGGCGCCGGACCAGGACGTCGTCACGACGCACGGGGGTGTCGGCGGTGGCGGTGGAACCGTGACGGGTGGCGCGCCCGGCCACGTCGATGCCGTCCTCGACGGCGACCGGCACCCCGGCCAGCGGGAGCGCGAACCGGTCGGCGCGGGTGTCCAGCGCGGTGGCCTCGGCCCGGAGCCGCTCGGCGTCGACGCCGGCGAACAGCGCGGGTGCGATGTCACGCGCACGGACCCGGGACAGGACGCTCTCCGCGACGTCGGACGCGGTGCGCCGCCCGGCGCGGACCGCGCCCGCGATACCGACCGGGTCCGCGGGAGTGCGCACACCCCGATCGGCAACCGTCATCGCGACATCGTCGCAGGTCATGCGTCGGCGGCGGGGACGGCCCGCCGGAGAGCGGGCCGGCGGAGGCGGACGGGAATCGAACCCGCCTGGCCGAGATGCTCGGCCACGTCGGTTTTGAAGACCGCGGGGGCCACCAGGCACCCATACGCCTCCATGCCCCGCGTCAGCCCGCCTTGTGCAGGGCCTCCGGGACGCCGTCGGCGACGTCGAACATCGACAGCAGCCCGGTCGCCTCGAGCGCGCGGGTCACCGTGTGCGAGCCGCAGACCAGCCGCAGGCGGTGCCCGGAGCCGTCGGCCTCGTCCTTCACCGCGACCAGCGCGGCGAGGCCGGCGGAACCGAGGAACGTCACCCGCGACAGGTCGACCACCAGCAGGTCGGCCGAGGGCATCTGGCCGGAGAGCTGCTCGCGCAGCACCGGCGCCGTCATCGTGTCGAGCTCGCCGTGCACGTGGACGACGACGGCGTCCTTCCCGTGCGCGACGACCTCGAAGCGGACGACCTCGCCGACGTCGGGGGTCGTCCCGTCCCCCACACCGGTGGGCGTCTCACTGCTCATGTGCACCGTGCTCCCTCGACAGGTCACCGGGTCCGGGACGGGTCGGACCGGTTGAGTGGATCGTCACTCTCGGTGACGCATCGACTCGGACGCTGGATCGATGTTCCGTGCCGTCCCCGCAACAGCCTAGTCAGGCTCGGGATCAACCCTAAGGGCGCGGGGTGTGACACACAACAACACCACCCGGCCGGGGCGAACGGGTGATCCACGACGGCGACGGGCCTGAGATCCTGTGCTGCATGACGTCTGCCACGCCCGGGGAGTTCCGGGTCCGGATCGGTGTCCGCAGCTACGAGGTCGACGTGAACGGCCACGTCAACCACGCCGTCTACCACCAGTACGCCGAGCACGCCCGGATGGAGCACTTCCGCGTGGCGGGGCTGTCGCAGGCCGCTCTCGGCGAGCACGGCGTCACCGTCGTCCTCCTCGCGACGACGGTGGCGTTCCGGGCCGAGCTGCGGGCCGGCGAGGAGATCGAGGTGGACTCCGACATCGCGTTCGGCGAGGGCCGGTCCTTCACCATGAGTCACCGGATCGTGCGCGACCACGACGTCGACGGTTCACCCGTCGAGGCGACCCTCGCCGCGGACGTGGAGTGCACGCTCGGGCTGATGGACCTGTCGCAGCGCCGTCTGGTGACCGGTCCGCGGGAGCTGCTCGCGGCCGCGGCGAAGCGGCCCGAGATCCTCCCCGGGCCCGTCAGGGGGTGAGGACCTCGTCGCGGTGCAGCGCGGCGGTCGGCGCGTCGCTGCAAGCGGGCATCAGCGCCGGCACGGTGCCGCCGGCGCGGCGCACCGCGCGGCGCGAGCGCAGGTAGGCGCCGGGCCCGGCGAGCAGGCCGCGGGTGCGGGTCTGGTCGGCGTCGGCCGGCATCGCGTCGCCGGCACCGGCCTCGCGGTCGGAGATGTGGCGCAGCCGCGCGATCGCGGCCGGGAGCCGGCGCATCGCCGCCGCGCGGCCCTGCGGGCTCAGCGCGACCTTGGCCAGGAAGCTGCCCAGCCCGACCGCGTAGCCCTCGAGCTGCACGCGCAGCGCGGCCTGGTCGACGCGGTGGTGGTGCCAGACGTAGGCGCCGGGGACGTAGCCCAGCGTGTGCCCGGCCAGCACCATCCGGACCATGAACTCGCAGTCCTCGCCCCCGTGGGTCGGGGTACCGGGGCCCATCGCCTCGTCGAACCCGCCGACGGCGCGGGCCTGCGCCGCACGCACGGCCAGGTTCGCGCCGATGCCGAACAGGCCGGGGGAGAACGGGAAGATCGGGGAGTCCGACGGCGGTGCGGCCATCGAGAAGGTGCGCGGCACGAAGCCCTTGTTCCAGGCCAGCGCGACGTCGGCGGCCCTCTCCTCCGGCGTGCCCAGGCGCGCGGCCAGGACCGGGCCGGACAGGCACGCCAGGGCCGGGTCCGCGGCGAACGCGCCCGAGATCCGCGAGGCCCAGGAGCGGTCGACCTCGGTGTCGTCGTCGGTGAACGCGACGACCTCGGTGCGGGCCTCGGCGAGACCGCGGTTGCGCCCGACCGACGCGCCGCGGCGGGCCTCACGCACGTAGCACACCCGCGGGCTGGCGAAGGTGTCGACGATCCGGGCGGTGCTCTCGTCGACGGGGTCGTTGTCGACGACGACGACCTGCAGCGCCGGGTGGTCGGAGGCGAGCACGCTGCGCAGGCAGCGGCCCAGGCTCTCCGCGCGGTTGCGGGTGGCGATCACGACGGTGATCGGCTCGGTCGACGTCGGTGCGCCCCGGACCGCGGCCGGCGGGCCGAGCGGTGCGACGGCGGCGGCGAGGTCGGCGGCGGTGGCCCGGCCGTCCCGCATCGGGACGGTCACCTGGCCCTGCGGGGTGCCGGCGACGGTGACCAGGAGACGGGCCGCGCGGTAGCCCGTGCCGACCTGGAGGTCGTGCAGCGGAGCGAGCCGGTCGAGCTCGCCCACCCAGGTCGGTTCGTTCTGTGCCATAGGCGTAAGTGTCCGCACGACGGCTGTGGGGACACTGAGAGTCGCTGAAAACGTGCTCAGCGTCGCTTTGCGTGATGCTCTTCCGTTTCGTCACCCGGTCGGTGGGTGTGCACCGGAACACGGTCCGTCCGAGCTGATCAGCGGCCTAGGCTGATCAGGTGAGTGATCGGCCGCGGGCCCGGACCCTGCTCGGCGACCCCGATGTGGTGTCACTCCTCCGGCGACGACACGCCGAGGGGAGCCGTCCTTCGGCGCGTCGGGACCCCCATCGGGTGGCGCTGGTGGTCGGGGGCGGAGGCATGCGGGGGGCCTATCCAGCGGGAATGCTGGATGCGCTGGACTCGATCGGGTTACGCGACGCCGTCGACGAGATCTACGGTGCTTCGTCCGGTTCCTTCCTCGCCGCGTGTTTCGCGGCCGGTCACGCGGCCGGTGCGGCGGCGTCGTTCCCGGAGGATCTGGCGTCGCGGGCGTTCGTCGATCTGCGCCGGTTCGCGAGCCGGCGCCCGGTGCTCTCGCTCGACCACCTCCTGTACGGTGTCCTCGGCGGGACCAAGCCGATGCCCTGGGACGCGCTGTTGGCGAGCCCGATGCGGGTCCGGCTCGTCGCGACGGCGGTGGACGACCTGCGACCGCGCGTGCTCGGCGGGCTCACCGACCCGGACGCGTGGCGGCGCGGCCTGCGCGCCAGCGCGGCGATCCCGGTGATCGCCGGGCCGGCCGTGGAACACGAGGGCCGCCGCTGGGTGGACGGGTCGATCGGGGAGCCGCTGGCGCTGGCCCGGGCGGTGCGCGGCGGCGCCACGCACGTCCTCGTACTGCTCTCGCGCCCGACCGCGGACCTGCGCCTCGACCCGGACGTCCGGATCCCCTGGTGGGCCCGGCTGCTGGACCGGTTCACGCCGGGCCTGGGCACGCTGACCCAGGGCGAGGCCCGCTACGGCGCCGACCTCGCGCTCGTCACCGATCCGGCGCACCCGGGCCTGCGCGGCGCGCGGGTGGCCGCGATCGAGCCGTCCACCGGGACCGGCATGGGCGCGCTGACCGTCGACCCGGGCCCGGTCGGCGACGCCGTCCGGGTGGGCCGGGAGTCGGCGCTCGCGGCCCTGGGGTCGGACGCGCTGCCGCACCGCTGACCTCGGCGACCGCCGGATCGCGCGGGTAGGTTCGGCCCATGTCCGATGATCCCGCCGCCACCACCCGTCCCAAGGCCGCCGTGCTGGTCACCGGCAGCGAGCTGCTGACCGGTCTGGTGCAGGACGCGAACGGCCCGTTCGTGGCCCGCGAGCTGGGCGGGCTGGGGTTCGAGGTCTCCGAGCTGATGCTGGTCGGTGACCGTCCCGAGGACCTGCGTTCGGCCCTGGACTTCGTCTCCGGCAACGGCATCGAGCTGGTGGTCACCAGCGGCGGGCTCGGCCCGACCGCGGACGACCTGACCGCCGAGGTCGTCGCCGGGTTCTGCGGCGTGGAGTCCCACCTCGACGACGACGTCCGCGAGGTGATCAACGCCAAGATCGCGCGCTGGGCCTCGCGCAGCGGTTTCGACGGGGCCGCCCTCGACGAGGCCACCCGCAAGCAGGCGATGGTGCCCGAGGGCGCGTCGGTGCTGGACCCGGTCGGCACCGCGCCCGGCCTGGTGCTGCGCGGTGCGACGGGACCGCTGGTCGTCGTGCTGCCCGGGCCGCCGCGGGAGCTGCAGGGCATGTGGCCCTCGGCCCTGTCCTCGCCGCCGATGGCCGAGCTGCTCGCCGGCGTCCCGCACGCCGAGCCCCGCCTGCTGCGGTTCTTCGGCCTGCCCGAGTCCGAGATCGCCGCGACGCTGCGCGAGATCGAGACCTCCGGGGAGTTCCCGGAGCTGGCCCGCGTGGAGGTCACGACCTGCCTGCGCCGCTCCGAGCTGGAGGTGGACCTGCACCCGCTGCCCGGCGCGGAGCCGACCGCCGAGGCCCTGGCCGACAGGATCGTCGAGGTGCACCGGCGCAACCTGGTCAGCGCCGACGGCACGACCACCGACGAGCTGCTGGCCCGCGCCCTCGGCGAGCACGGCCTGACCGTGGCCACCGGGGAGTCCTGCACCGGCGGCCTGCTCGCCGGGCGCCTCGTCGACCGCCCGGGTTCGTCGTCGTACGTGTCCGGGGGAGTGGTCGCCTACTCCAACGAGGCGAAGTCCTCGCTGCTCGGCGTGCCGGCGGAGATGATCGAGACGCACGGCGCGGTGTCGCCGGAGGTCGCCCGCGCCCTGGCCGACGGCGCCCGCGAGCGCTTCGGCGCCGACGTCGGCATCGGCATCACCGGCGTCGCGGGCCCGGACGGCGGCACCGAGGCCAAGCCCGTCGGCTACGTCTGCTTCTGTGTGACGACGGCCGACGGCGGCGTGATCGCGCGCGACCCGCAGCTGCCGGGCAGCCGCTCCGACGTCCGCGAACGCTCGGTCGACCTCGGCATGCACCTGCTGCTGCGCGCCGCGGGCGGGCTGCCCCGGGGCTGAGCACCATCGTCCAGGAACGACGAGAGCCCCGCCCGGAGAGGATCCGGAGCGGGGCTCTCGCGTGTCGCGAGGGTGCTCAGACGCCCTTGCGGGCGGCGGCGAGACGCTGCTCGGCGTCGGCCCAGTTGACGACGTTCCACCAGGCCTTGACGTAGTCCGGCTTCACGTTCTTGTACTGCAGGTAGAAGGCGTGCTCCCACATGTCGAGCATGACGATCGGGACCTGCCCGGCCGGCAGCTGCGACTGCTGGTCGTAGAGCTGGTGGATCAGCAGCCGGGAGCCGAGGGCGTCCCAGCCGAGGATCGCCCAGCCGGAGCCCTGGATCGTCGTCGCGGCGGCGGTGAAGTGCGCCTGGAACGCGTCGAAGGACCCGAAGTCCTGGTCGATCGCGGCGGAGAGCTCGCCGGTGGGCTTGTCGCCGCCGTTCGGGGAGAGGTTGTTCCAGAAGATCGAGTGGTTGACGTGACCACCGAGGTTGAACGCCAGGGTCTTCTCGAGCCCCACGATGGCGCCGAAGTCGTTCTTCTCGCGCGCGTCGGCCAGCTTGTCCAGGGTCCCGTTGAGGCCCTGCACGTAGGTGTTGTGGTGCTTGGAGTGGTGCAGCTCCATGATCTCCGGCGCGATGTGCGGCGCC is a window encoding:
- a CDS encoding competence/damage-inducible protein A, translating into MSDDPAATTRPKAAVLVTGSELLTGLVQDANGPFVARELGGLGFEVSELMLVGDRPEDLRSALDFVSGNGIELVVTSGGLGPTADDLTAEVVAGFCGVESHLDDDVREVINAKIARWASRSGFDGAALDEATRKQAMVPEGASVLDPVGTAPGLVLRGATGPLVVVLPGPPRELQGMWPSALSSPPMAELLAGVPHAEPRLLRFFGLPESEIAATLREIETSGEFPELARVEVTTCLRRSELEVDLHPLPGAEPTAEALADRIVEVHRRNLVSADGTTTDELLARALGEHGLTVATGESCTGGLLAGRLVDRPGSSSYVSGGVVAYSNEAKSSLLGVPAEMIETHGAVSPEVARALADGARERFGADVGIGITGVAGPDGGTEAKPVGYVCFCVTTADGGVIARDPQLPGSRSDVRERSVDLGMHLLLRAAGGLPRG
- a CDS encoding superoxide dismutase, whose protein sequence is MAEYTLPDLPYDYNALAPHIAPEIMELHHSKHHNTYVQGLNGTLDKLADAREKNDFGAIVGLEKTLAFNLGGHVNHSIFWNNLSPNGGDKPTGELSAAIDQDFGSFDAFQAHFTAAATTIQGSGWAILGWDALGSRLLIHQLYDQQSQLPAGQVPIVMLDMWEHAFYLQYKNVKPDYVKAWWNVVNWADAEQRLAAARKGV